The Hymenobacter sp. GOD-10R genome includes a window with the following:
- a CDS encoding NAD(P)H-binding protein, producing MKIVVTGSLGNVSKPLAQRLTQEGHAVTVISSKPDKQPDIEALGATAAIGSVEDADFLATAFAGADAVYVMIPPNFTEPDQVAYYRRLGNNYAHAIRQAGVKRVVGLSSWGAHLDRGTGPILGSHHVEGILNELPSVALTHLRPTSFYTNLYGFVGMIKGAGFIGANYGGDDKVAMVHPRDIADAAAEELTASAAPGQHIRYVSSDECTCNEAARALGAAIGKPDLAWVLFTDEQMQESLEKNGVPASVATGVVELYASIHNGRLGEDYEQHKPVMGKVKLADFAKEFAAAF from the coding sequence ATGAAAATCGTCGTAACAGGCTCGTTAGGAAATGTCAGTAAACCATTAGCTCAGCGTCTGACGCAAGAAGGGCATGCTGTCACCGTCATCAGCAGCAAACCAGACAAGCAGCCAGACATCGAAGCCCTAGGTGCCACGGCAGCTATTGGCTCTGTGGAGGATGCTGACTTTCTAGCTACTGCCTTTGCCGGAGCCGATGCTGTGTACGTGATGATACCGCCCAACTTCACCGAGCCTGATCAAGTGGCGTATTACCGGCGTCTGGGCAACAACTATGCGCACGCTATTCGTCAGGCAGGCGTTAAGCGGGTAGTTGGGCTGAGCAGCTGGGGAGCTCACCTAGATAGGGGGACAGGGCCTATCCTAGGTTCGCACCATGTAGAAGGCATTCTGAATGAGCTGCCCAGCGTCGCCCTCACGCACCTGCGTCCCACGTCCTTCTACACCAATCTATACGGCTTCGTTGGCATGATAAAAGGAGCCGGCTTTATTGGGGCCAACTATGGGGGCGACGACAAAGTAGCTATGGTGCACCCCCGAGACATTGCCGATGCCGCCGCCGAGGAGCTAACAGCATCCGCTGCTCCTGGCCAGCACATACGCTACGTTTCGAGTGACGAGTGCACCTGCAACGAAGCCGCCCGCGCCCTAGGAGCCGCCATTGGCAAGCCAGACCTAGCCTGGGTTCTCTTCACCGACGAGCAGATGCAGGAAAGCCTAGAGAAGAACGGTGTACCAGCCTCAGTAGCTACGGGTGTTGTAGAACTGTACGCCAGCATTCACAACGGCAGATTGGGCGAAGATTACGAGCAGCATAAACCCGTGATGGGCAAGGTTAAGCTGGCCGATTTTGCGAAAGAGTTTGCCGCTGCTTTCTAA
- a CDS encoding UbiA family prenyltransferase, with amino-acid sequence MSQSSALPENVAAEPAVATIPAGLKDYIAIARPDNWVKNVFMMPGVLFALLIYGPPIDATLLTKLVMGLISTCLVASANYVINEYLDAEFDKFHPLKKQRTSVVRVVSPALVYTEWFVLAAVGFILAAQISMQFLIISVFLLFMGVMYNVRPFRTKERVYLDVLSESVNNPIRFALGWFIVAPALTVSTFNGLAFFNSLPPSSIIIAYWMGGAFLMATKRFAEYRLIKNPELAGLYRRSFKFYTEHSLLISMFFYALTSAFFLGIFLIKNRIELLISFPFFALLFAWYLKIGLLENSPVQGSEKLYTRKWFMLYVFLFCALLVTLMFVDLPFLSNLQNNEPYSLNKGF; translated from the coding sequence ATGAGCCAATCCTCAGCATTACCCGAAAACGTCGCGGCTGAACCGGCGGTTGCAACCATCCCGGCGGGTCTGAAAGACTACATCGCCATTGCGCGCCCCGATAACTGGGTGAAGAACGTCTTTATGATGCCTGGGGTGCTGTTTGCCCTGCTCATCTACGGCCCCCCTATCGATGCCACCCTGCTCACGAAGCTGGTGATGGGTTTGATAAGCACTTGCCTCGTCGCTTCGGCCAACTACGTCATCAACGAGTACCTCGACGCTGAGTTCGACAAGTTTCACCCCCTCAAGAAGCAACGTACTTCGGTGGTGCGGGTGGTTAGCCCAGCCCTGGTGTACACCGAGTGGTTTGTGCTAGCCGCCGTCGGCTTTATTCTGGCAGCACAAATTAGCATGCAGTTCCTGATCATCTCGGTGTTCCTGCTGTTCATGGGCGTGATGTATAACGTGCGTCCGTTCCGGACCAAAGAGCGCGTATACCTTGACGTGCTGTCTGAGTCCGTTAACAACCCGATCCGTTTTGCGCTTGGCTGGTTCATTGTGGCGCCAGCGTTGACGGTAAGCACGTTCAACGGCCTAGCTTTCTTCAATAGCCTTCCGCCGTCCAGCATCATCATTGCCTACTGGATGGGCGGCGCCTTCCTAATGGCAACCAAGCGCTTTGCCGAATATCGCTTGATCAAGAACCCTGAGCTAGCCGGTCTATACCGTCGCTCGTTCAAGTTCTACACGGAGCACAGCCTCCTGATTTCGATGTTCTTCTACGCTCTCACCTCGGCTTTCTTCTTAGGTATCTTCCTGATTAAAAACCGCATTGAGCTCTTGATTAGCTTCCCCTTCTTTGCCTTGCTGTTCGCTTGGTATCTAAAGATTGGTCTGCTCGAAAACTCTCCTGTGCAGGGCTCTGAAAAGCTTTACACGCGCAAGTGGTTCATGTTGTATGTGTTCCTGTTTTGCGCCTTGCTCGTTACGCTGATGTTTGTTGACCTCCCCTTCCTTAGCAATCTACAGAACAACGAGCCTTATAGCTTAAACAAGGGCTTCTAA
- a CDS encoding HAD family hydrolase, translating to MSLQADIQWHKIKAVIFDVDGTLYRQSKLRRRMLYDLLFHYALRPWQIQELRILQRFRVEREKRPGADEPDLENAQYAWCTDNGRIPVDKVKRVVNRWMFQHPNQYLLNCVYPGTQSFFDALRRQGIKIGIYSDYKAHDKLAAMGLVADVVVSSTDPEINRLKPAPDGLLYVADKLGLAPSECLFIGDRQELDGICAEQAGMPYLIVDKQPFDRFDFYRKLEDQASTSSVTIPTTI from the coding sequence ATGAGCTTACAGGCAGACATTCAGTGGCATAAGATAAAGGCTGTCATATTCGATGTAGACGGCACCTTGTACCGGCAATCGAAGCTACGACGCCGCATGCTCTACGACTTGTTGTTCCACTATGCCCTGCGCCCCTGGCAAATTCAGGAACTGCGGATCTTGCAGCGCTTCCGCGTCGAGCGCGAAAAACGCCCTGGCGCAGATGAGCCTGATCTGGAGAATGCCCAGTACGCGTGGTGTACCGATAATGGCCGCATTCCGGTTGACAAGGTTAAGCGTGTGGTAAACCGCTGGATGTTCCAGCACCCGAACCAGTATTTACTCAACTGTGTGTACCCGGGCACACAATCCTTTTTCGATGCGCTACGGCGCCAAGGCATCAAAATAGGCATCTACTCCGACTACAAAGCCCACGACAAGCTAGCCGCTATGGGCTTAGTGGCCGATGTAGTTGTTAGCTCCACTGATCCGGAAATTAACCGCTTGAAGCCCGCTCCCGATGGTCTGCTTTACGTGGCCGATAAGCTAGGTCTGGCTCCAAGTGAATGCCTGTTCATCGGCGACCGGCAGGAGTTGGATGGTATTTGTGCCGAACAAGCAGGCATGCCCTACCTCATCGTTGACAAGCAACCATTTGATCGGTTTGATTTTTACCGAAAGCTTGAAGACCAAGCTTCTACATCCTCCGTCACTATCCCCACAACCATATGA
- a CDS encoding PmoA family protein, which yields MLKIALPSGVALLLTLASFSEATAQKSEAVRVVKDPKAKKIDVYVGKQVFTTFMYPDTLEKPVLYPIRAANGTVVTRGFPVSPRPGDPTDHPHHLGLWLNFENVNGLDFWNNSYAIPQEKKSTYGWIKTDKILTTTSGPTGTLAYHANWTNQKNEVLLEETTRFEFSGTERERTIDRVTTLKAVMDVVTFTDAKDGLLGLRLAHELQIPSDKDEKFTDSKGIVTVVKAGTDKTPNGNYVTSAGKRGNDAWSTRAAWCKVYGKMGQDSVSITIIDHPKNVNYPTFWHARGYGLFAANPLGEKIFTNDKSAKNLQLKKGESVTFRYRVLIDEGGKTPTTKQLNDAAADFAKKSVASAK from the coding sequence ATGTTAAAAATTGCTTTACCTAGTGGCGTAGCGCTGCTGCTGACCCTAGCTAGCTTTTCGGAAGCCACTGCCCAGAAATCGGAAGCGGTGCGGGTGGTGAAAGATCCGAAAGCCAAAAAGATCGACGTGTACGTGGGCAAGCAGGTGTTCACCACCTTCATGTATCCTGATACGCTGGAGAAGCCCGTGCTGTATCCCATCCGTGCGGCCAACGGCACCGTGGTTACGCGCGGCTTCCCCGTTAGTCCCAGGCCCGGCGACCCCACCGACCACCCTCACCACCTAGGTCTATGGCTCAACTTCGAGAACGTGAACGGGCTGGATTTCTGGAACAACTCTTACGCTATTCCGCAGGAGAAAAAGAGCACGTACGGCTGGATCAAAACGGATAAGATCCTGACCACCACCAGCGGCCCAACCGGCACCCTAGCCTACCACGCCAACTGGACAAACCAGAAAAACGAGGTACTGCTAGAGGAAACCACCCGCTTCGAGTTCAGCGGAACCGAGCGTGAGCGGACCATCGACCGCGTCACGACGCTGAAAGCGGTGATGGACGTGGTGACCTTCACGGATGCAAAGGACGGGCTTCTAGGTTTACGCCTAGCGCACGAGCTGCAAATCCCGTCTGATAAGGACGAGAAGTTCACGGATAGCAAAGGCATCGTGACGGTGGTGAAAGCCGGCACCGACAAGACGCCGAACGGCAACTACGTGACTAGCGCTGGCAAGCGCGGCAATGACGCGTGGAGTACCCGCGCCGCCTGGTGTAAAGTTTACGGGAAGATGGGCCAGGATTCGGTGAGCATCACCATCATCGACCATCCGAAAAACGTGAACTATCCTACCTTCTGGCACGCCCGCGGCTACGGTTTGTTTGCGGCTAACCCCCTAGGTGAGAAGATTTTCACTAATGATAAGTCGGCCAAAAACCTACAGCTGAAGAAGGGGGAATCGGTCACGTTCCGCTACCGCGTCCTCATCGACGAGGGTGGCAAGACCCCGACCACCAAGCAGTTGAACGACGCAGCGGCCGATTTTGCCAAAAAGAGTGTGGCCTCTGCTAAGTAG
- a CDS encoding Gfo/Idh/MocA family oxidoreductase has translation MSNESNPRRDFIKQAALASAGVMFSQVAWSASSYKRIIGANDRVRVGVVGFSDRHRATHIPCFMNHYKELNFDVVGVSDIWKMRREQGAATWKEKMGHDVVAYRNNEEMYDKKAVDAVFISTADFQHALHTIEAVKAGCDAYVEKPFAETMEDNRAALKAVKASKQIVQIGSQRRSGSNYHAAEAFIKSGKFGPITMVELTWNVNQPGRWRRPDVVPLLKEEDTDWKRYLMNRPKEAFDARKYLEFRLFWPYSSGLPGQWMSHQIDTVHWFSGLQHPRSVVANGGIYMWKDGRRNWDTITAVFDYGPQNDLSNGFQVTFGSRMHNGDEHPAEIYYSNGGELNLNTNKVSPTGGLTQRMADAMKMKPNLLSEMSLSEVEPVIASANTGGDKLTSNHIRNWMECVRSRKTPNAPVEAGYSHSIATIMTNASVHTGQKATFDEKSQEVMAGGKAFLA, from the coding sequence ATGTCAAACGAATCAAATCCTCGTCGCGATTTTATAAAGCAAGCGGCCCTAGCTAGCGCCGGTGTTATGTTCTCGCAAGTAGCGTGGTCGGCTAGCAGCTACAAGCGCATTATTGGCGCCAACGACCGGGTTCGGGTGGGCGTAGTCGGCTTCTCCGACCGCCACCGCGCCACGCACATTCCATGCTTCATGAACCATTACAAGGAGTTGAACTTCGATGTAGTGGGCGTTTCAGATATCTGGAAAATGCGCCGGGAGCAAGGCGCAGCTACCTGGAAAGAGAAGATGGGCCACGACGTGGTGGCTTACCGCAACAACGAGGAGATGTACGACAAGAAGGCGGTGGATGCCGTGTTCATCAGCACCGCCGACTTCCAACATGCTCTGCACACCATCGAGGCGGTGAAAGCTGGCTGCGACGCTTACGTGGAAAAGCCTTTCGCCGAAACGATGGAAGACAACCGCGCCGCCCTCAAAGCCGTGAAGGCGTCTAAGCAGATTGTGCAAATTGGCTCGCAACGCCGCAGCGGCTCCAACTACCACGCCGCCGAGGCTTTCATCAAATCGGGCAAGTTTGGTCCCATCACGATGGTGGAACTGACCTGGAACGTGAACCAGCCCGGCCGGTGGCGCCGCCCCGACGTGGTGCCGCTGCTGAAGGAAGAGGACACCGACTGGAAGCGTTACTTGATGAACCGCCCTAAGGAAGCCTTCGATGCGCGCAAGTACCTAGAGTTCCGCTTGTTCTGGCCGTATTCCTCGGGCCTGCCTGGCCAGTGGATGTCGCACCAAATCGATACGGTACACTGGTTCAGCGGCTTGCAGCACCCACGCAGCGTGGTAGCCAACGGGGGCATTTACATGTGGAAAGATGGCCGCCGCAACTGGGATACCATCACGGCGGTATTCGACTACGGCCCCCAGAACGACCTTTCCAACGGCTTCCAGGTTACCTTCGGCTCACGCATGCACAACGGCGACGAGCACCCCGCCGAAATCTACTACTCCAACGGCGGCGAGCTGAATCTGAATACCAACAAGGTGTCGCCCACCGGTGGCCTGACCCAGCGGATGGCCGACGCCATGAAGATGAAGCCTAACCTGCTATCCGAAATGAGCTTGTCGGAGGTAGAGCCCGTCATTGCCTCGGCCAACACCGGCGGCGATAAGCTAACGTCCAACCACATCCGCAACTGGATGGAGTGCGTGCGCAGCCGCAAAACGCCTAATGCACCCGTTGAGGCCGGCTACAGCCACTCTATTGCCACGATCATGACCAACGCGTCGGTGCATACGGGCCAGAAAGCCACTTTCGACGAGAAGAGCCAAGAGGTGATGGCCGGCGGAAAAGCCTTTCTTGCTTAA
- a CDS encoding DUF1080 domain-containing protein: MKQRTYLAASLLATLAFGQPRPTLAQTGDGWQNLFDGKTLNGWKRVAGTADYKVENGAIVGTTVMNSGNTFLVTEKEYGDFQLELDFMLESNVSNSGVQTRSHFNTPGFENKVYGRQVEFDPSERAWSGGIYDEARRQWLYPLDLNPKAKNLFKLGQYNHLKIECIGNETKTWLNGTPVAYVVDPIDPSGFIGLQVHAVTTEAQAGKHVYFKNVKIKTTGLKPSPFPADVYVVNFVPNYLTPYEKSHGWKLLFDGKTSQGWHSAKGPKFPGSGWKVNDGTMTVLSSEGREAANGGDIVTDGEYGAFDLSFEFKLTPGANSGVKYFVTLKEQSQGSAIGPEYQVLDDELHPDAKLGRDGNRTLASLYDLIKADKNPRFIHKIGEWNVGRVVAYPDNRVEHYLNGSKVLEYKRDSKEFRDLVALSKHKVWPNFGEAKAGHLLLQDHGNEVSFRSIKIKELK; this comes from the coding sequence TTGAAACAACGTACCTACCTAGCCGCCAGCCTTCTAGCGACCCTAGCCTTCGGGCAGCCTAGGCCGACTTTGGCCCAAACCGGCGACGGCTGGCAAAACCTCTTCGACGGCAAAACCCTGAACGGCTGGAAACGCGTCGCAGGCACGGCCGACTACAAAGTAGAGAACGGCGCCATCGTGGGCACCACGGTGATGAACTCGGGCAACACCTTCTTGGTCACCGAAAAAGAGTACGGTGATTTTCAGCTGGAGCTAGATTTCATGCTGGAAAGCAACGTGAGCAACTCGGGCGTGCAGACGCGCAGTCACTTCAACACGCCCGGCTTTGAGAACAAAGTGTACGGCCGGCAAGTGGAGTTCGACCCCTCGGAGCGGGCTTGGTCGGGTGGCATATACGACGAGGCGCGCCGGCAGTGGCTGTACCCGCTCGATCTGAACCCGAAGGCCAAAAACCTCTTCAAGCTAGGTCAGTACAACCACCTCAAGATCGAGTGCATCGGCAACGAAACCAAGACGTGGCTCAACGGTACGCCTGTGGCCTACGTGGTTGACCCGATCGACCCGAGCGGCTTCATTGGCTTGCAGGTGCACGCCGTTACCACCGAGGCCCAGGCAGGCAAGCACGTCTACTTCAAGAACGTCAAGATCAAGACGACTGGCCTGAAACCTAGCCCCTTCCCGGCCGACGTTTACGTCGTCAACTTCGTCCCGAACTACCTGACGCCCTACGAGAAGTCGCACGGCTGGAAGCTGCTATTTGACGGTAAAACGTCGCAGGGTTGGCATAGTGCCAAAGGACCGAAGTTCCCCGGCTCGGGCTGGAAAGTGAACGACGGCACCATGACGGTCCTCTCCTCAGAAGGCCGAGAAGCAGCCAACGGCGGCGACATCGTAACCGACGGTGAATATGGCGCCTTCGATTTGTCGTTTGAGTTCAAGCTCACGCCCGGCGCCAACAGCGGCGTGAAGTACTTTGTCACCCTCAAAGAACAGTCGCAAGGTTCGGCCATTGGTCCAGAGTACCAAGTGCTGGATGACGAGCTGCACCCCGACGCCAAGCTAGGTCGGGACGGCAACCGCACCCTCGCTTCCTTGTACGACCTGATCAAAGCCGACAAGAACCCGCGCTTCATCCACAAGATCGGCGAGTGGAATGTGGGCCGCGTGGTTGCGTACCCCGACAACCGCGTGGAGCACTACCTGAACGGCTCGAAAGTGCTGGAATACAAGCGTGACTCTAAGGAATTCAGAGACTTAGTAGCCTTGAGCAAGCATAAAGTGTGGCCTAACTTCGGCGAAGCGAAGGCCGGGCACCTCTTGCTCCAGGACCACGGCAATGAAGTATCATTCCGCAGCATCAAGATCAAAGAACTGAAATAA
- a CDS encoding RagB/SusD family nutrient uptake outer membrane protein, which translates to MKTLKYSKLALAAAILLVATSSCKDLLDEKVVSQVGSDYITTAAGFEAGTKAVYSSLRDFYGRENGMDVTVFGTDTYTFGSDGSYKYMNQYTTQLDSRTQPIVDIWNALYVGINTANAVVDQAPNVTGLDEAVKKRRVAEVKFLRAHHYFVLVQLYGAVPLVLNQIKSATKEATRTPVKDVYAAIVSDLESALVDLTATTPDYGRVTKGACEHLLARVYLTKATSEAAAPDDYAKAATYAQNVIKNYTYKLLPDYASVFQQGSGEINDEVIFATQYTADPTTNGVGNETHLYFVMEYDAQAGMKRDVSIGRPFRRFRPTTYMLEKVFADRVNDSRYNKSYRTVYYCNNPGTFTNLFDTSKPSVTLKLGDTAIYLPGYEMPLAQRAKKPYQVMTPSLYRPNLFPTLTKFLDPLRPDLQYQPGSRDFLMFRLAETYLIAAEALLKQGKTADALPFINTLRRRAAFPGKETAMQITAGQLTMDFIMEERERELQGEMFRWFDLKRWGVLIDRVKLYNPDAAPNIKAGKHELRPIPQDQIDRTAGGITAFPQNPGY; encoded by the coding sequence ATGAAGACCTTAAAATACTCTAAACTAGCTCTGGCCGCGGCTATACTCCTGGTGGCCACTTCTTCCTGCAAAGATTTGCTGGACGAAAAAGTAGTTTCACAGGTAGGCTCCGACTACATCACTACTGCCGCTGGCTTCGAAGCGGGTACAAAGGCCGTTTACTCTTCTCTACGAGACTTTTATGGCCGCGAAAACGGCATGGACGTGACGGTGTTTGGTACGGATACTTATACATTTGGATCCGACGGCTCCTATAAGTATATGAACCAGTACACCACGCAGTTAGATAGCCGCACGCAGCCGATTGTTGATATTTGGAATGCGCTGTATGTTGGCATCAACACAGCTAACGCGGTGGTTGATCAGGCTCCCAACGTGACGGGCCTAGATGAGGCCGTGAAGAAGCGTCGGGTAGCAGAGGTGAAGTTTTTGCGCGCCCACCACTACTTCGTGCTGGTGCAGTTGTATGGTGCTGTGCCTTTGGTGCTAAACCAGATTAAAAGCGCAACTAAAGAAGCCACCCGTACGCCCGTGAAAGACGTGTACGCAGCCATCGTTTCCGACCTAGAATCTGCCCTTGTTGATCTGACGGCCACTACGCCCGACTACGGCCGGGTTACAAAAGGCGCCTGCGAGCACCTGCTAGCTAGGGTGTACCTCACGAAAGCCACTTCAGAAGCGGCTGCTCCTGATGACTACGCGAAGGCGGCCACCTACGCGCAGAATGTTATCAAGAACTACACCTACAAACTGCTACCGGATTACGCTAGTGTATTTCAGCAGGGCTCAGGCGAAATCAATGATGAAGTAATTTTTGCTACGCAATACACGGCCGACCCTACAACGAACGGCGTTGGTAATGAGACGCACTTGTACTTCGTGATGGAGTACGACGCACAGGCCGGTATGAAGCGCGACGTATCCATCGGTCGGCCGTTCCGCCGCTTCCGTCCGACTACCTACATGCTGGAGAAGGTATTCGCGGACCGCGTAAACGACTCCCGCTACAACAAGAGCTACCGCACGGTATACTACTGCAACAACCCCGGCACCTTCACCAACCTCTTCGACACGTCGAAGCCTTCGGTGACGCTTAAGCTTGGTGACACGGCCATCTACTTGCCCGGCTACGAAATGCCGTTGGCCCAACGAGCCAAGAAGCCCTATCAGGTGATGACACCTAGCTTGTACCGGCCCAACCTGTTTCCGACGCTGACCAAGTTCCTGGACCCTCTCCGCCCCGACTTGCAGTACCAGCCCGGCAGCCGCGACTTTCTCATGTTCCGCCTCGCCGAGACGTACCTGATTGCCGCCGAGGCTTTGCTCAAGCAAGGAAAAACGGCCGATGCCCTCCCCTTTATCAACACGCTGCGCCGGCGGGCTGCCTTCCCTGGCAAGGAAACCGCGATGCAAATCACGGCCGGCCAGCTTACCATGGACTTCATCATGGAAGAGCGCGAGCGAGAGTTACAAGGTGAGATGTTCCGCTGGTTTGACCTGAAGCGCTGGGGCGTGCTGATTGATCGGGTGAAACTCTACAACCCCGACGCAGCTCCTAACATCAAGGCCGGTAAGCATGAGTTGCGTCCCATTCCACAAGACCAGATTGACCGAACCGCGGGTGGCATAACCGCCTTCCCGCAGAACCCTGGTTACTAA